One window of Paenibacillus sp. FSL K6-3182 genomic DNA carries:
- a CDS encoding YfzA family protein, with product MKVTPNKGPSNLKRSWMFPLGLFLFLQLFFIICDRFSWAPNLQEGALFNRIYNSISHSKLFMEWFVPYKNTQFNIFTAIFSITLLPIALIRAVRSNYSRK from the coding sequence ATGAAAGTTACACCAAACAAAGGTCCATCTAATCTAAAAAGAAGTTGGATGTTTCCTTTGGGACTATTTCTTTTTTTACAATTATTCTTTATCATATGTGATCGTTTTTCATGGGCGCCAAACTTGCAAGAAGGGGCATTATTTAACCGGATCTATAACTCCATATCTCATTCGAAGCTGTTTATGGAATGGTTCGTCCCTTATAAAAACACACAATTCAACATATTCACAGCCATCTTTTCTATTACATTACTTCCCATTGCATTAATAAGAGCAGTAAGAAGCAACTATTCCAGAAAATGA
- a CDS encoding ABC-2 transporter permease, with the protein MLNLLRKDFIALKSSLGLIILFLAVYSIAFIPKHESSIHLVAIYTACASLSLGMMIDIKKNHHNFLVTLPISRKHIVKAKYITAIIYTLFGVLASYGIHSLVKIAFPQLNKPDYSVIDMLVPLGIVLVLTSIYMPLFYTLSKKGTGIINFVFMIILIALAQPTAMFMNMINNQGFSNGQTLFFIPIAVLLLFIASYYLTVHLFTRKDL; encoded by the coding sequence ATGCTTAACTTGCTTCGTAAAGACTTCATCGCTTTAAAAAGCTCACTAGGGCTTATTATACTTTTTCTCGCTGTATACAGTATTGCATTTATACCAAAACATGAATCATCAATTCACCTTGTGGCTATCTATACAGCTTGTGCTTCACTTAGTCTAGGTATGATGATCGATATCAAAAAAAATCACCATAATTTCCTGGTCACGCTGCCGATTAGCCGTAAACATATTGTAAAAGCGAAATACATAACAGCCATCATTTACACACTTTTTGGAGTCCTTGCTTCTTATGGGATTCACTCTCTCGTTAAAATAGCATTCCCTCAGCTAAACAAGCCGGATTATTCGGTCATAGACATGCTAGTTCCATTAGGAATAGTGCTTGTTCTAACTTCCATCTATATGCCGCTCTTTTACACACTTAGTAAAAAAGGAACCGGTATTATAAATTTCGTATTTATGATTATCCTAATTGCTCTGGCGCAGCCTACAGCTATGTTTATGAATATGATAAACAACCAAGGCTTTAGCAATGGCCAAACGCTATTTTTTATCCCAATTGCTGTCTTACTGTTATTCATTGCTTCCTATTACTTAACTGTACATCTGTTTACTAGAAAGGACTTATAG
- a CDS encoding ABC transporter ATP-binding protein: MNAIELRNLTKTYNQFTVDNVSLDVKKGYITGLIGPNGVGKSTLIKMMLGMIRPDSGSVKILGCSMPEHEVDIKQRIGIVSDDCFYYEHLTIRDMKEMIAPFYKKWSNTKFNGLLEQFELSPKKKIDELSKGMKIKFSLAVALSHEAELLIMDEPTSGLDPVFRRELLDLLGDMMQDERNTIIFSTHITTDLDRIADYITFINRGKLVFNESKDEVFERYAIVKGDLQLLDSDIRSNFIGIRETDVGFEGLVNNRQDALQLFGNYVVFDKPSLEDIIYYTAKGGRIHA; the protein is encoded by the coding sequence ATGAATGCAATAGAATTACGTAATCTTACGAAAACATACAATCAATTTACAGTTGATAATGTATCTTTAGATGTAAAAAAGGGCTACATAACCGGACTGATTGGTCCGAATGGTGTCGGTAAAAGCACTTTGATTAAAATGATGCTCGGCATGATCCGTCCAGACTCCGGTAGTGTAAAAATATTAGGCTGCTCTATGCCTGAACACGAAGTTGATATTAAGCAGCGCATCGGCATCGTGTCGGATGACTGCTTCTATTATGAACATCTTACGATTCGTGATATGAAGGAGATGATCGCACCTTTCTACAAAAAGTGGAGCAATACTAAGTTTAACGGCTTACTTGAACAATTTGAGTTGTCTCCTAAGAAGAAAATTGATGAGTTATCAAAGGGGATGAAAATCAAGTTTTCCCTTGCAGTTGCCTTATCGCATGAAGCTGAGCTCTTAATAATGGATGAGCCAACCTCTGGACTTGATCCTGTGTTTAGAAGAGAATTGCTTGATCTACTTGGGGATATGATGCAGGACGAGAGAAATACCATTATATTTTCGACCCATATTACAACAGATTTAGATCGCATTGCTGACTACATTACTTTCATCAATCGTGGAAAGCTCGTATTTAATGAATCAAAAGATGAAGTATTCGAGAGGTATGCAATCGTCAAAGGTGACTTGCAACTGCTTGATTCGGATATACGAAGCAATTTTATCGGGATTCGTGAGACTGATGTTGGGTTTGAGGGCTTAGTAAACAATAGGCAAGATGCCTTACAGTTGTTTGGCAATTATGTTGTTTTCGATAAACCATCCTTAGAAGACATCATCTATTACACCGCTAAGGGAGGACGAATTCATGCTTAA
- a CDS encoding GntR family transcriptional regulator: MKIIISNASNDPIYIQIMNQIRQSILSNEIRAGELLPSIRQLAKDLQVSVITTKRVYEELEKEKLIDSVVGKGCFVSGANKDFIREQRMKLLEEKMIEIIRESKELNMSQQDLINHFTLFFEEEQTP, translated from the coding sequence ATGAAAATTATTATATCCAACGCATCAAACGATCCGATTTACATCCAAATAATGAACCAGATTAGGCAGAGCATCTTGAGCAATGAAATACGTGCAGGTGAACTCCTACCCTCCATTAGGCAGCTTGCCAAGGATTTGCAAGTTAGTGTAATTACAACTAAGCGTGTTTATGAAGAGTTAGAGAAAGAGAAGTTAATCGACTCAGTTGTAGGTAAGGGCTGTTTCGTATCGGGAGCAAATAAAGACTTTATTCGGGAGCAGCGTATGAAACTATTAGAAGAGAAAATGATAGAAATCATTCGAGAAAGCAAGGAACTAAACATGAGTCAACAAGATCTAATCAATCATTTCACTCTCTTTTTCGAGGAGGAACAGACCCCATGA
- a CDS encoding TatD family hydrolase — protein sequence MENKIIDIGVNLMHRSYNQDREQVVERAAANGVSPLVITGTSLRNSMEAARYASRLPGKLYSTAGVHPHDAKSCTDETMKQLKQLAAQPQVVAIGECGLDYNRDFSPRDVQRKWFAEQIDLALEQDMPLFLHEREAFSDFIATLKEQSVRKAVVHCFTGTLPELKAYLEMGFHIGITGWICDERRGKHLKELVRMIPLDRLMIETDGPFLTPRDLKGKPQDGRNEPAFLPHILQTVSRCIGKPVEEVAEATRKTSEEFFGL from the coding sequence ATGGAGAATAAAATTATAGATATTGGCGTCAACTTGATGCATCGATCGTATAATCAAGATCGTGAGCAGGTGGTTGAAAGGGCGGCAGCAAATGGGGTTTCTCCACTTGTTATCACGGGAACAAGCTTGAGGAACAGCATGGAAGCTGCACGCTATGCAAGTCGTTTACCCGGGAAGCTGTACTCTACTGCGGGTGTTCATCCTCACGATGCGAAGAGTTGTACAGATGAGACGATGAAGCAGCTCAAACAACTGGCGGCACAGCCACAGGTGGTGGCCATCGGAGAATGCGGACTAGACTATAACCGAGATTTCTCACCGCGTGATGTGCAACGCAAATGGTTTGCCGAGCAAATTGATTTAGCGCTTGAGCAGGATATGCCGCTGTTTCTGCATGAGCGGGAAGCATTTTCGGATTTTATAGCCACTCTTAAGGAACAATCGGTTCGGAAAGCGGTCGTCCATTGCTTTACGGGGACTTTGCCAGAGCTTAAGGCTTATCTCGAAATGGGATTCCATATTGGGATCACAGGCTGGATTTGCGATGAGCGAAGAGGCAAACACCTGAAAGAGCTTGTAAGAATGATTCCGCTAGACCGGCTTATGATTGAGACGGATGGGCCATTTTTAACGCCACGGGATTTGAAAGGGAAGCCGCAGGATGGACGGAATGAGCCGGCTTTCTTACCACACATTTTGCAAACTGTATCACGGTGTATAGGAAAACCAGTAGAAGAGGTAGCTGAGGCTACGAGAAAAACGTCTGAGGAATTTTTTGGTTTATAA
- a CDS encoding serine hydrolase domain-containing protein has translation MKKRVIWTLATALVLTPLIPTNAMASSAVASVSSKTLEKIASEKAALLTEQYGIPSVQYALIDNGVIKVSGQSGVNDIEGKIPLTKETIYGIGSTSKMFTASAVMKLVDEGKINLDTPVVQYITDFKMEDERYKKITPRMLLNHSSGLQGSSLNSAFLFNDPDTYVHDSLLKNLSTQKLKAEPGAFSVYCNDGFTLAEILVERVSKKTFTAFIHENFAVPLGMNHTMTPQDMVETSKFAGLYSPAYEGQLPTETTNAIGTGGVYSTAEDLVRFSQIFTGKRADVLSINSAQAMEQEEYRKGLWPKEADNSMDYGLGWDSVRLFPFNDYGIKALVKGGDTQMYHSSFIVLPEQNMAAAVITSGGSSSINQLLASELLLRAMKEKGAIKEIKPDKSFGKPVKTDMPKDLVKYAGYYSTQGDQWNVAIKDGELALSGLAAPDQKFIYTKDGAFVDEDGSTKVSFVKESNGRSYLWMSQYVSVPELGQLAFSEYKAEKLEGAVLDKETADAWAKREGKSYYPVNEKFSSIANMNMIRPTIKTSQGYFNDIKITGANTAESQHQIPGTAGRDTLNILFYAKEGVEYLNAAATVYMSEDGVKPLYKGKSSITTIQADGYARWFSVPETAAGKKMVVKMPAKGGFMVYDEAGALVNNTVISGKNEVVLPANGYIVFAGNAGSAFGITLVK, from the coding sequence ATGAAAAAGAGAGTTATATGGACGCTTGCAACGGCCTTAGTTCTGACCCCGCTTATTCCTACAAACGCAATGGCTTCCAGCGCCGTAGCTTCGGTTTCTTCTAAGACGCTAGAGAAGATTGCTTCTGAGAAAGCGGCACTTTTAACTGAACAATATGGAATACCTAGCGTGCAGTATGCCTTGATCGATAATGGAGTGATCAAAGTATCGGGACAATCAGGAGTTAACGACATAGAAGGAAAAATCCCTTTAACGAAGGAAACCATCTATGGTATTGGCTCTACGAGCAAAATGTTTACCGCGTCAGCAGTCATGAAATTAGTGGATGAAGGTAAGATCAATCTCGATACCCCCGTCGTACAATATATTACGGATTTTAAGATGGAAGATGAACGCTATAAAAAGATTACTCCACGCATGTTGTTGAATCACTCATCTGGTTTGCAGGGTTCGAGTTTAAACAGTGCATTTTTATTTAATGATCCAGATACATACGTACACGATTCGCTGCTAAAGAACTTGTCTACACAGAAATTAAAGGCAGAACCGGGAGCTTTTTCAGTGTATTGTAATGATGGATTCACGCTCGCAGAAATTCTTGTAGAAAGAGTTAGTAAAAAGACATTTACTGCATTCATTCATGAAAATTTTGCTGTACCTTTGGGTATGAACCATACCATGACACCACAAGACATGGTAGAGACGAGCAAATTCGCCGGCCTTTACTCTCCTGCCTATGAGGGCCAGCTTCCAACGGAGACGACCAATGCGATTGGTACAGGCGGAGTCTACTCTACTGCGGAGGATTTGGTTCGATTCTCGCAAATCTTTACTGGGAAGAGAGCGGACGTACTCTCCATCAATTCAGCACAGGCCATGGAGCAAGAAGAGTATAGGAAGGGATTATGGCCCAAAGAAGCGGATAACTCGATGGACTACGGACTTGGTTGGGATAGCGTACGCTTATTCCCTTTCAATGATTATGGTATAAAAGCCCTCGTCAAAGGAGGAGACACACAGATGTATCATTCCTCCTTCATCGTACTTCCCGAGCAGAACATGGCTGCAGCAGTCATTACCTCAGGCGGTAGCTCCTCAATAAATCAGCTGCTAGCGAGTGAATTGCTCCTTCGGGCGATGAAAGAGAAGGGCGCAATTAAAGAGATCAAGCCAGATAAATCATTTGGCAAGCCGGTTAAGACTGACATGCCAAAAGATCTTGTGAAGTACGCAGGTTATTACAGTACTCAAGGCGATCAGTGGAATGTAGCTATAAAAGACGGGGAACTGGCATTGTCAGGATTGGCCGCTCCAGATCAGAAATTTATATACACCAAGGATGGAGCTTTTGTCGACGAAGATGGAAGCACAAAGGTTAGTTTTGTAAAAGAAAGCAACGGACGGTCTTATTTGTGGATGAGCCAGTATGTTTCAGTACCTGAATTAGGCCAGCTTGCATTTTCTGAATACAAAGCGGAGAAATTGGAAGGTGCAGTGCTGGATAAAGAAACGGCAGATGCGTGGGCAAAAAGAGAAGGCAAATCCTACTATCCAGTCAACGAGAAATTCAGTTCCATCGCCAATATGAACATGATTAGGCCAACAATAAAGACAAGCCAAGGTTATTTCAATGATATAAAAATAACAGGTGCCAATACGGCTGAGAGCCAGCATCAGATTCCTGGAACAGCAGGCCGAGATACACTGAATATTCTTTTTTATGCTAAAGAGGGCGTAGAGTACCTTAATGCGGCTGCAACCGTGTATATGAGCGAGGATGGAGTGAAGCCGCTGTATAAAGGCAAATCGTCGATAACTACGATTCAAGCTGATGGTTATGCTAGATGGTTCAGCGTTCCAGAAACAGCTGCTGGTAAGAAAATGGTAGTCAAGATGCCAGCTAAAGGTGGTTTTATGGTATACGATGAAGCGGGAGCACTGGTGAATAATACGGTCATTAGCGGTAAAAATGAAGTTGTATTGCCTGCGAACGGATATATCGTATTTGCTGGAAATGCGGGATCTGCTTTCGGTATTACGCTAGTGAAATAG
- a CDS encoding TetR/AcrR family transcriptional regulator — MRTLKEPEERKNEILDTAEALFHTKGYDKTTINDILKEIGIAKGTFYYYFKSKEEVMDAIVVRIVDSGVLAAKEISANASLTVHEKFLYIMLAQKPASNSSKSQLIETLHDVNNAQMHQKSLSETVRKLTPILQEVTEQGIREKLFATPYPKEAIELLLVSAITLFDEGIFNWQPQEIFQKIQGFIYAMETLLGAEKGSFAYVARLFEQADAADGKPNGE; from the coding sequence ATGAGAACGCTCAAAGAGCCGGAAGAACGGAAAAATGAAATATTGGATACAGCGGAAGCTTTATTCCATACCAAGGGTTACGACAAGACGACGATCAACGATATTTTGAAAGAAATCGGAATTGCAAAAGGAACATTCTACTATTACTTCAAATCGAAAGAAGAAGTGATGGATGCAATCGTCGTCAGAATTGTGGATAGCGGGGTGCTGGCAGCCAAAGAAATCTCCGCAAATGCTAGTCTTACCGTCCACGAAAAGTTTCTGTACATCATGCTCGCGCAAAAGCCGGCCTCAAACAGCTCAAAAAGCCAGCTTATTGAAACGTTGCATGACGTCAATAATGCCCAAATGCATCAAAAAAGTTTGTCAGAGACGGTGCGCAAGCTGACTCCTATTTTGCAGGAGGTTACAGAGCAAGGAATAAGAGAAAAGCTGTTTGCCACGCCATATCCGAAGGAAGCAATAGAGCTATTGCTTGTGTCTGCTATAACCTTATTTGATGAGGGCATATTCAACTGGCAGCCGCAGGAGATATTTCAAAAAATTCAAGGCTTCATTTATGCAATGGAAACGCTGCTTGGAGCAGAGAAAGGCAGCTTCGCTTACGTGGCAAGGCTGTTTGAGCAAGCAGACGCGGCAGACGGTAAGCCGAATGGCGAATAA
- a CDS encoding MFS transporter has product MSKQTRQTVSRMANNAFRKFIILWFGELVSSIGSGLTAFGLGVYVFQTTHSATAVSLVTLCTFLPMILLSPVGGVLADRFDRRLMMLLGDGGSALGLIYILIVMFSGEAQLWQLCVGVTISSIFASLTDPAYKATITDLLPEEQFAKASGLVQLAGSSKYLFSPVLAGMLLAVVDIEALLIIDISTVFITIITISAVRRCLVAKPVSKKKFSLAKDLKEGWRILVSRKGVFTLTLLMTVVTFYMGILQTLFTPMVLPLSNAKTLGIVQSVSATGLLLGSLFIGVFNVNQRYTRVLSVGLLVAGIFFSLIGVSSNIYVIAAAGFLFFATLPFVNTSADVLIRTNIPNEAQGRAWGMIGVVSQFGYVAAYASAGLLSDHIFNPLMDEGGLLASTVGKWIGSGQGRGIGLLFIISGILVIVLALIMARMKSIRALETK; this is encoded by the coding sequence TTGAGCAAGCAGACGCGGCAGACGGTAAGCCGAATGGCGAATAATGCTTTTCGAAAATTTATCATTCTATGGTTCGGGGAACTGGTCTCCAGTATCGGCAGCGGCTTAACCGCGTTCGGCTTAGGGGTTTACGTCTTCCAGACGACCCACTCCGCCACGGCAGTGTCACTCGTGACGCTGTGCACCTTTTTGCCGATGATCCTGTTAAGTCCAGTTGGCGGTGTATTGGCGGACCGATTTGATCGACGGCTGATGATGCTGCTCGGTGATGGCGGCTCGGCGCTTGGGCTTATTTACATTCTAATCGTCATGTTCTCAGGCGAGGCACAGCTTTGGCAGCTCTGTGTGGGGGTAACGATCAGCTCTATATTCGCATCGTTGACCGATCCGGCTTATAAAGCGACGATCACAGATTTGCTGCCCGAAGAGCAGTTTGCGAAAGCGAGCGGGCTGGTGCAGCTTGCCGGCTCCTCCAAATATTTATTTTCACCTGTCCTTGCGGGCATGCTGCTTGCTGTGGTGGATATCGAGGCACTTCTGATTATCGATATAAGCACAGTATTCATCACGATCATTACGATTTCCGCCGTTCGCCGATGCTTGGTTGCTAAGCCAGTCAGCAAGAAGAAGTTTAGCTTAGCAAAAGATTTGAAAGAGGGATGGCGTATCCTTGTCTCTCGAAAAGGGGTTTTTACTCTCACGCTGCTAATGACCGTGGTCACCTTTTATATGGGCATTTTGCAAACCTTATTTACGCCCATGGTGCTTCCGTTATCTAATGCCAAGACATTAGGGATCGTCCAATCGGTTAGTGCGACAGGGCTGCTGCTTGGCAGCTTGTTTATTGGCGTCTTCAACGTTAATCAGCGGTATACGCGCGTGCTGTCGGTCGGTCTTTTGGTCGCTGGTATTTTCTTCTCGCTTATTGGAGTATCATCGAATATTTACGTAATCGCAGCCGCAGGCTTTCTGTTTTTTGCAACCTTGCCCTTCGTTAATACAAGCGCGGATGTATTGATTCGAACAAATATACCAAACGAAGCACAAGGCAGAGCTTGGGGAATGATCGGAGTGGTCTCCCAATTCGGCTATGTCGCTGCGTATGCATCGGCGGGTCTTTTATCCGACCATATATTTAATCCTCTAATGGATGAAGGAGGGCTTCTAGCCTCCACGGTTGGAAAATGGATTGGCAGCGGCCAAGGGCGCGGTATCGGCTTGTTATTTATTATTTCTGGCATTTTGGTCATCGTTTTAGCACTTATTATGGCAAGGATGAAGTCGATTCGGGCGCTGGAGACAAAGTAA
- a CDS encoding FtsX-like permease family protein, translating to MTQLFHSINHLFTVSSAPHYVQMHAGPVDRAAIQSFAAENSLVKREQISEMLVIDNANLFFGDNQEADSSSVMDNGFVVQNKSFDYLLTLENKRIEVLDGEIAVPIYYRQQHHLNLGDTIRVSAGSSDMTFTITDFVRDVQMNPSIISSKRFVVSEADHEALKSMTGETEYMIAFQLKDLSKLNEFKTAYQSAGLPAKGPAIDYSLFQMLHALTDGVVAVIIFLVSSLLILIAVLCLRFTILTTLEEDYKEIGVMKAFGIRQQHIRNIYLTKYIVLAGGASLFGYVVSLCIRPLFLSNMALYIGIAPQSILQSLIPILVAGLVFAFVLLFCTLVLRRFHKISAVEALRAGAMGELKVNTKRLPLYKSRIPSVNVFLALKDVVGRFKMYLLLFIIFVICFFIIIVPVNFLHTMQSPSFVAYMGVGQSDMRMDLQQSDHMQDKFDEVQHYLAQDTDIVKFSPLVTSKYSVVGSEGALESIQVETGDFSIFPLKYSSGNAPINKNDMALSSLNADALSKKVGDALILVINGKQHEMTVSGIYQDVTNGGKTAKALLPYQPEDVLWYTFNADIRHGSDIGAKITEYTGLFPGVKVTHLEDYMHQTLGSTIKQIKMVTVLAVIIAVFISILITSLFLKLLTAKDYSGIAIMRSLGIAAAYIRKQYVIRILVVLAGGILMGTLMAHTFGQSLVGMLMSSMGASNIQFVTNPWVSYFLYPLALGLVVTIATLVGTLSMKKYSMTRMITE from the coding sequence ATGACGCAGCTATTCCACTCCATCAACCATTTGTTTACTGTATCTAGTGCGCCGCACTACGTGCAGATGCACGCCGGACCCGTGGATAGAGCTGCCATTCAGAGCTTTGCGGCAGAGAACTCCCTTGTCAAGCGTGAGCAAATCTCTGAAATGCTGGTGATCGACAATGCTAATCTCTTCTTTGGCGACAATCAGGAAGCCGATAGCAGCAGCGTAATGGATAACGGCTTTGTCGTGCAGAACAAGAGCTTTGATTATTTACTTACACTGGAAAATAAGCGGATTGAGGTTTTGGACGGGGAGATTGCGGTTCCTATTTATTATAGGCAGCAGCATCATTTGAACCTGGGCGATACGATTCGAGTTTCGGCTGGATCATCAGACATGACGTTCACCATTACAGACTTTGTGCGGGATGTTCAAATGAATCCTTCGATTATCAGCTCCAAGCGATTCGTCGTAAGCGAAGCTGATCATGAAGCGTTGAAGAGCATGACCGGTGAAACGGAGTATATGATTGCATTTCAGCTTAAGGATCTAAGCAAGCTCAATGAATTCAAGACAGCATACCAGTCAGCCGGATTACCGGCAAAAGGCCCTGCTATTGACTATTCCTTGTTCCAGATGCTTCATGCATTAACGGACGGGGTGGTCGCCGTCATCATTTTTCTGGTCAGCAGCTTATTAATTCTTATTGCGGTGCTGTGTCTGCGGTTCACCATACTGACCACGCTGGAAGAGGATTATAAAGAGATTGGCGTTATGAAAGCCTTCGGCATCCGTCAACAGCATATTCGCAACATCTATTTGACCAAATATATTGTTCTGGCGGGGGGCGCTAGTCTTTTCGGATATGTGGTTTCCCTTTGTATTCGTCCGCTATTCCTATCCAATATGGCGTTGTATATCGGGATTGCTCCGCAAAGCATTCTGCAAAGCTTGATTCCTATTTTGGTAGCTGGATTGGTGTTTGCTTTCGTTCTGCTCTTCTGCACCCTTGTGCTGAGACGATTTCATAAAATCTCGGCGGTTGAAGCGCTGCGAGCCGGTGCGATGGGCGAGCTTAAGGTGAATACGAAGCGGTTGCCGCTTTATAAAAGCAGAATTCCTAGTGTTAACGTATTTTTGGCGCTGAAAGATGTCGTCGGACGGTTTAAAATGTATCTTTTATTGTTTATTATTTTTGTCATTTGCTTCTTCATCATCATTGTTCCGGTCAATTTCTTGCATACGATGCAGTCACCTAGCTTCGTTGCGTATATGGGGGTTGGACAAAGCGATATGCGAATGGATTTGCAGCAATCCGATCACATGCAGGATAAATTTGACGAAGTTCAGCATTACCTTGCTCAAGATACGGATATAGTGAAATTTTCTCCGCTCGTGACGAGTAAATACAGCGTCGTAGGAAGTGAAGGAGCATTAGAGAGCATACAGGTTGAAACGGGGGATTTCTCCATTTTTCCTTTGAAATACAGCAGCGGCAACGCTCCTATCAACAAAAACGATATGGCTCTCTCCAGTCTGAACGCTGACGCTCTGTCGAAAAAAGTGGGAGACGCGCTGATATTAGTTATTAACGGTAAGCAGCATGAGATGACCGTTAGCGGCATTTATCAGGACGTGACCAATGGCGGCAAAACAGCCAAAGCGCTGCTGCCCTATCAACCGGAGGATGTACTCTGGTATACCTTTAATGCGGACATTAGACATGGCAGCGATATAGGGGCCAAAATAACCGAATATACGGGTCTTTTTCCAGGGGTGAAAGTGACGCATCTCGAAGATTATATGCATCAGACACTCGGCTCGACGATTAAGCAGATCAAGATGGTTACGGTACTTGCCGTTATCATTGCTGTGTTTATCTCCATTCTGATTACTTCGCTTTTCTTAAAGCTGCTGACCGCAAAAGATTATTCCGGCATCGCCATTATGAGAAGCCTCGGTATTGCCGCCGCATATATTCGAAAGCAGTACGTGATACGGATACTGGTTGTGCTTGCAGGCGGTATTCTCATGGGTACGCTTATGGCCCATACGTTTGGGCAAAGTCTGGTAGGTATGCTGATGTCTTCGATGGGAGCCTCCAATATCCAGTTTGTGACGAACCCATGGGTATCTTATTTCTTGTATCCATTAGCTCTTGGTTTAGTTGTCACCATTGCAACGCTGGTAGGCACGCTATCGATGAAAAAATACAGCATGACGAGAATGATAACCGAATGA
- a CDS encoding ABC transporter ATP-binding protein has protein sequence MNHILEITDLNKTYSISKGQEQAVLKNINLQIHEGEFVAVMGASGSGKSTLLYTISGMDRMTSGQVLFDGQNISSLSEKELDQLRQNKMGFIFQQIHLLKNLSMLDNIILSEYFAAKESRDSIRLRAEELMKKTGIAALADRDITQASGGQLQRVSICRALMNQPKIILGDEPTGALNSKATSDIMELLGSINQSGTTILLVTHDVKVAAKTERVLLMEDGEIVGEQYLGKYRFDSDDVKGREEKLSAWLLKMGI, from the coding sequence ATGAACCACATATTGGAGATTACAGACCTGAATAAAACCTATTCAATAAGCAAAGGGCAAGAACAAGCCGTACTGAAAAATATTAATCTGCAGATACACGAGGGCGAGTTCGTTGCCGTCATGGGGGCGTCAGGCTCGGGAAAGTCGACCTTGCTCTACACAATTAGCGGCATGGATCGGATGACTTCCGGACAAGTCTTGTTTGATGGGCAAAATATTTCCTCCCTTTCAGAGAAGGAATTGGATCAGCTGCGCCAGAACAAAATGGGATTTATTTTTCAGCAGATCCATCTCCTCAAAAATCTCAGCATGCTCGATAATATCATTCTCTCCGAATATTTTGCAGCCAAAGAGAGCCGGGACTCCATCCGCCTGCGAGCGGAGGAGCTGATGAAGAAAACGGGAATCGCTGCGCTCGCAGATCGCGATATAACGCAGGCTTCCGGCGGACAGCTCCAACGGGTGAGTATTTGCCGGGCGCTCATGAACCAGCCGAAGATCATTCTCGGAGATGAGCCGACGGGAGCACTAAACTCCAAAGCGACGTCTGACATCATGGAGCTGCTTGGCAGCATCAACCAATCCGGAACCACCATCCTGCTGGTCACGCACGACGTCAAGGTCGCTGCCAAAACCGAGCGCGTCCTGTTGATGGAGGATGGAGAGATTGTTGGCGAGCAGTATTTAGGGAAATATCGTTTTGATAGCGACGATGTTAAGGGGCGGGAGGAAAAGCTTTCTGCTTGGCTCTTAAAGATGGGGATTTAA
- a CDS encoding DUF1801 domain-containing protein: protein MDGNKITFETIDQYISNYPPEIQDILEKIRGVVKVAAPEATEKISYQMPTFVLHGNLVHFAAYKNHIGLYPAPSGIEAFKQQLSPYKGAKGSIRFPLDEPIPYELIGEIVKYRVAENIEKAANKKVKKKK from the coding sequence ATGGACGGCAATAAAATCACATTTGAGACAATCGATCAGTATATCTCCAATTACCCTCCTGAGATTCAGGACATCTTGGAGAAGATAAGAGGCGTGGTTAAAGTGGCTGCACCAGAAGCGACAGAAAAAATCAGCTATCAAATGCCGACCTTCGTGCTCCATGGGAACCTTGTTCATTTTGCTGCTTACAAAAATCATATCGGCTTATATCCGGCTCCAAGCGGAATTGAGGCCTTTAAACAGCAATTATCCCCGTATAAAGGGGCAAAAGGGTCGATTCGTTTCCCTTTAGACGAGCCTATACCTTACGAATTAATTGGTGAGATCGTAAAATACAGAGTAGCTGAGAATATTGAAAAAGCCGCGAACAAGAAAGTGAAAAAAAAGAAATAG